From Vigna radiata var. radiata cultivar VC1973A unplaced genomic scaffold, Vradiata_ver6 scaffold_23, whole genome shotgun sequence, the proteins below share one genomic window:
- the LOC106778537 gene encoding uncharacterized protein LOC106778537, producing MGELTYFLGLQGKQTKDGIFIHQPKYCNDLLKKFKMLDCKDVAILMAMNCYLDLDEAGKNVDHRMYRGMIGSLLYLIASRPDIMHNVCLCARFQFAPKESNLTVVKRILKYLKGTKNLGLWYPNGTNLFLNGYSDFDF from the coding sequence atgggagaaTTGACATACTTCCTTGGTCTACAAGGGAAGCAAACCAAAGACGGTATATTCATTCACCAACCCAAATACTGCAATGATCTACTGAAAAAATTCAAGATGTTGGACTGCAAAGATGTTGCTATCCTAATGGCAATGAATTGCTACTTGGATCTAGATGAGGCTGGAAAAAATGTTGATCATAGAATGTATCGAGGTATGATTGGATCACTACTTTATCTTATTGCTAGTAGGCCTGACATCATGCATAATGTTTGTCTTTGTGCTAGATTTCAATTTGCTCCTAAAGAATCAAATCTTAcagttgttaaaagaattttaaagtaccTCAAAGGTACTAAAAATCTTGGACTATGGTATCCAAATGGCACAAATCTTTTTCTAAATGGTTacagtgattttgatttttaa